The nucleotide sequence CTCACTGGAAGTGAAAGTCCGGCAAGCAACAAGTGCCGACAGGACAAAGCGCACTGCTCTGCTCAAAGACCATGAGGAGGCTGTGCTCAAGGCCCTGTTGGAAAATCCAGAAATTACTGAAATGGAAATTTTGAGCATCGCCAGCAATCCGGCAGCAACGGCGGCGGTGCTCACGACAATCTCTGAAAATCAACAGTGGATGAAGAATTACCAGGTGAGAGTCGCTCTTGTCCGCAACCCCAGGACACCAGTCTCAATAGCACAAAGAGTCGTGGGAACCCTGCACACTGTTGATCTGAAGAGAGTGGTGGCAAGCGGCGGCCTGGACAGCTCCATAATTGAAAGTGCCCGGCAGCATCTGAGCAACCTCGAGACACAGCAGGAAGCAAAGACCGGCAAGACTGTTTTCCAGAAAATAAAAGAAATGTCAGTGCCTGAAAGGCTCAATCTAGCCATGTCTGGCGACAAGGAGGCGCGTTCTCTCCTCATCAAGGACTCAGACAAGAAGGTGCAGGAAGCTGTTCTCGAGAACCCGCGGATTACTGAAACCGAGATAGTAACTATTGCCAATACCAGAACAGCCAGTGAAGAGGTGCTGCGGAAGATCTGTACCAACCGCCAGTGGATGAAGAACTATCGCGTCCGTTTGGGCCTGGTCAACAACCCGAAAACTCCACTCCCCATAGCGGTCAGACTCCTGAGCACCCTAATGGTCGCAGATCTCAAGCGGCTGGCCAAAAGCAAAGGTATACCTAATGTGCTGGCCCAGAGTGCACACCGCATACTCAGTCAGAAGAGGCATGGCTGAATCATAGCAGATCTGATGCCAGGAGGATTCCCTCTGGCATTGACACCCTTTGACACCCATGGATTCTACGAGCCCTGTGCCGACCGCCAGGGATTCCCTGTTTCACAGTAGAGAAAGACGAAGAATGTCATGAGAAAGGCAGCCCTGCTTACAATAAGTGATCGCTGTTCGACGGGTGAGCGGCAGGACCGCAGCGGACCGCTCCTGCGCGACATGCTTCGCAGTGAGGGCTACAATGTGGCGCATTACGAAATTCTGCCTGACGAACAGGATCTTATTGCCCTCCGTCTTCGGCAGCTTGCCGATGAATATTCCGTTGATCTGGTGGTTACCACCGGCGGCACCGGCTTGAGTCCTAGAGATGTCACTCCGGAAGCGACAACGGCAGCGGTGGACAGGCTTGTTCCCGGCATTGCCGAGGCCATGAGGAGCGCCAGCCTGGTGAAAACACGGCACGCCATGCTCTCCAGAGCTGTGGCTGGCGTACGCGGTCAAACCCTCATCATAAATCTGCCGGGAAGCGAGCGGGCGGCTAGAGAAAATCTGCAGGTTGTTTTGCCCGCCCTATCACACGCTATAGACAAAATCCAGGGCGATCCTGCTGAATGTGGCAGCGTCTAGGACACTTTACTGCCTAGATTGATCGTTCTGCTGCTGCTTCTCCTGGGCCTCCTCGGCCTCCGCTGTTTCGGCAGCCTCTTGAGTCTTCCCTTTCTTGAGTTTTTCAACCCTTTGTCGATAATGATCATCTGCAGCCTGGAAGCGCGCTTCCAGCTTTGCTGCTTTCTGAGAATTAGCGTCCGCCCTTTCAAGAAGTGTTTTTATCTGACTATCTTCAGGCCAATCGGTTCGGCCTTGTTGATGCAGCCTGTATATTTCCCTGCCCA is from Deltaproteobacteria bacterium and encodes:
- a CDS encoding MogA/MoaB family molybdenum cofactor biosynthesis protein is translated as MRKAALLTISDRCSTGERQDRSGPLLRDMLRSEGYNVAHYEILPDEQDLIALRLRQLADEYSVDLVVTTGGTGLSPRDVTPEATTAAVDRLVPGIAEAMRSASLVKTRHAMLSRAVAGVRGQTLIINLPGSERAARENLQVVLPALSHAIDKIQGDPAECGSV